In Streptomyces sp. 840.1, one DNA window encodes the following:
- a CDS encoding SRPBCC family protein yields the protein MAEHTSSTITIEAAPADVMGVIADFDRYPEWTGEVKEAEVLATDDHGRAEKVRLVLDAGAIKDDHTLAYTWIGDYEVSWTLVKSQMLRAIDGSYALAPLGDGDRTEVTYRLTVDVKIPMLGMIKRKAEKVIIDRALAGLKKRVESVPKA from the coding sequence ATGGCTGAACACACCAGCTCGACGATCACGATCGAGGCGGCACCGGCCGACGTCATGGGCGTGATCGCCGACTTCGACCGCTACCCGGAATGGACCGGCGAGGTCAAGGAGGCCGAGGTGCTCGCCACCGACGACCACGGCCGCGCCGAGAAGGTCCGCCTGGTCCTCGACGCCGGAGCGATCAAGGACGACCACACCCTCGCCTACACCTGGATCGGCGACTACGAGGTCAGCTGGACCCTGGTCAAGTCCCAGATGCTGCGCGCCATCGACGGCTCCTACGCGCTGGCCCCGCTCGGCGACGGCGACCGCACCGAGGTCACCTACCGGCTGACCGTCGACGTCAAGATCCCGATGCTCGGCATGATCAAGCGCAAGGCCGAGAAGGTCATCATCGACCGCGCCCTGGCCGGACTGAAGAAGCGCGTCGAGTCCGTCCCGAAGGCCTGA
- a CDS encoding metallophosphoesterase: protein MRAAPNSAGAAAERRTRIHVVSDVHGNTEALARAGEGADALVCLGDLVLFLDYADHSRGIFPELFGVENADRIVALRTERRFEEARDLGRELWAGMDRNSAIVAAVRKQYAEMFAALPTPTYATYGNVDIPGLWPEYAGPGTTVLDGDRVEIGGRVFGFVGGGLRTPMRTPYEISDEEYAAKIEAVGEVDVLCTHIPPDVPELTYDTVARRFERGSGALLAAIRRTRPRYSLFGHVHQPLVRRMRIGATECVNVGHFASTGTPWALEW from the coding sequence ATGCGAGCAGCACCGAACAGCGCGGGGGCCGCCGCCGAGCGGCGCACCCGCATCCACGTGGTCAGTGACGTGCACGGGAACACCGAGGCGCTGGCCCGCGCCGGGGAGGGCGCCGACGCCCTGGTCTGCCTGGGCGACCTGGTGCTCTTCCTCGATTACGCCGACCACTCGCGCGGCATCTTCCCCGAACTCTTCGGCGTGGAGAACGCCGACCGCATCGTCGCGCTGCGCACCGAGCGCCGTTTCGAGGAGGCCCGGGACCTCGGCCGGGAACTGTGGGCGGGCATGGACCGGAACTCCGCGATCGTCGCCGCGGTGCGCAAGCAGTACGCCGAGATGTTCGCCGCGCTGCCCACTCCGACGTACGCCACCTACGGCAACGTCGACATCCCCGGCCTGTGGCCCGAGTACGCCGGCCCCGGAACCACCGTCCTGGACGGCGACCGCGTCGAGATCGGCGGCCGCGTCTTCGGCTTCGTCGGCGGCGGCCTGCGGACCCCGATGCGCACCCCGTACGAGATCAGCGACGAGGAGTACGCCGCCAAGATCGAGGCGGTGGGCGAGGTCGACGTGCTCTGCACCCACATCCCGCCGGACGTGCCCGAGCTGACCTACGACACCGTGGCGCGCCGGTTCGAACGCGGCAGCGGAGCCCTGCTCGCCGCCATCCGCCGCACCCGGCCCCGGTACTCGCTGTTCGGCCACGTCCACCAGCCCCTGGTCCGCCGGATGCGGATCGGCGCCACCGAGTGCGTGAACGTCGGCCACTTCGCCTCGACCGGCACCCCGTGGGCGCTGGAGTGGTGA
- a CDS encoding long-chain fatty acid--CoA ligase, which yields MREFSLPALYEVPSDGNLTDLIRRNAAQHPDVAVMSRKVAGVWSDVTATQFLAEVRAAAKGLIAAGVEPGDRVALMSRTRYEWVQLDFAIWSAGAVTVPVYETSSAEQVQWILGDSGAVAVLVESDAHADAVASVRDRLPELRQVWQIDKGAVGTLTAAGAEVSEETVDLRSRSAKADDPATIVYTSGTTGRPKGCVLTHRSFFAECGNVVERLKPLFRTGECSVLLFLPAAHVFGRLVEVASVMAPIKLGCVPDIKNLTDELASFRPTLILGVPRVFEKVYNSARAKAQADGKGKIFDRAANTAIAYSRALGTPQGPSVGLKFKHKVFDRLVYSKLRAVLGGRGEYAISGGAPLGERLGHFYRGIGFTVLEGYGLTETCAATAFNPWDRQKIGTVGQPLPGSVVRIADDGEVLLHGEHLFSGYWNNETATAEALADGWFHTGDIGTLDEDGYLAITGRKKEIIVTAGGKNVAPAVIEDRIRGHALVAECMVVGDGRPFVGALVTLDEEFLGHWAEEHGKPVGSTALSLREDPELLAEVQRAIDDGNAAVSKAESVRKFRILAAQFTEEAGHITPSLKLKRNVVAKDFADEVESIYRG from the coding sequence TTGCGCGAGTTCAGCCTTCCGGCCCTGTACGAGGTCCCCTCGGACGGCAACCTGACGGATCTCATCCGCCGCAATGCCGCTCAGCATCCCGATGTCGCGGTGATGAGCCGCAAAGTGGCGGGCGTCTGGAGCGACGTCACCGCCACACAGTTCCTGGCCGAGGTCAGAGCCGCCGCCAAGGGGCTGATCGCCGCGGGTGTCGAGCCCGGCGACCGGGTCGCCCTGATGTCCCGTACCCGCTACGAGTGGGTGCAGCTGGACTTCGCGATCTGGAGCGCGGGCGCCGTCACCGTGCCGGTGTACGAGACCAGCTCGGCCGAGCAGGTCCAGTGGATCCTCGGTGACTCGGGCGCCGTCGCGGTCCTGGTGGAGAGCGACGCCCACGCGGACGCCGTGGCCTCCGTGCGCGACCGGCTGCCCGAGCTGCGCCAGGTCTGGCAGATCGACAAGGGCGCGGTCGGCACGCTCACCGCCGCGGGCGCCGAGGTCTCGGAGGAGACCGTGGACCTGCGCAGCAGGAGCGCCAAGGCCGACGACCCGGCCACCATCGTCTACACCTCCGGCACCACGGGTCGCCCCAAGGGCTGTGTGCTCACGCACCGCAGCTTCTTCGCGGAGTGCGGCAACGTGGTGGAGCGGCTCAAGCCCCTCTTCCGTACCGGCGAGTGCTCCGTGCTGCTGTTCCTGCCGGCCGCGCACGTCTTCGGACGGCTGGTGGAGGTCGCCTCGGTGATGGCCCCGATCAAGCTCGGCTGCGTACCGGACATCAAGAACCTCACCGATGAACTGGCCTCGTTCCGGCCGACCCTGATCCTCGGGGTGCCACGCGTCTTCGAAAAGGTCTACAACTCGGCGCGCGCCAAGGCCCAGGCCGACGGCAAGGGCAAGATCTTCGACAGGGCCGCGAACACGGCGATCGCCTACAGCCGTGCGCTCGGCACACCGCAGGGCCCGTCCGTGGGCCTGAAGTTCAAGCACAAGGTGTTCGACCGGCTGGTCTACAGCAAGCTGCGGGCCGTGCTCGGCGGGCGCGGCGAGTACGCGATCTCCGGCGGCGCGCCGCTCGGTGAGCGGCTCGGCCACTTCTACCGGGGCATCGGCTTCACCGTCCTGGAGGGCTACGGCCTGACCGAGACGTGCGCGGCCACCGCGTTCAACCCGTGGGACCGCCAGAAGATCGGCACGGTGGGCCAGCCGCTGCCCGGCTCGGTCGTGAGGATCGCGGACGACGGCGAGGTGCTGCTCCACGGCGAGCACCTGTTCTCCGGCTACTGGAACAACGAGACGGCGACGGCCGAGGCGCTGGCCGACGGCTGGTTCCACACCGGTGACATCGGCACCCTCGACGAGGACGGCTACCTCGCGATCACCGGCCGCAAGAAGGAGATCATCGTCACGGCGGGCGGCAAGAACGTCGCTCCCGCCGTCATCGAGGACCGCATCCGCGGGCACGCGCTGGTCGCGGAGTGCATGGTGGTCGGCGACGGGCGCCCGTTCGTGGGCGCGCTGGTGACGCTGGACGAGGAGTTCCTGGGCCACTGGGCCGAGGAGCACGGCAAGCCGGTCGGCTCGACCGCCCTGTCGCTGCGTGAGGACCCGGAGCTGCTGGCCGAGGTGCAGCGGGCGATCGACGACGGCAACGCCGCGGTCTCCAAGGCCGAGTCCGTACGCAAGTTCCGCATCCTGGCCGCCCAGTTCACCGAGGAGGCGGGCCACATCACGCCGTCGCTGAAGCTGAAGCGGAACGTGGTGGCGAAGGACTTCGCGGACGAGGTCGAGTCGATCTACCGAGGCTGA
- a CDS encoding DUF5304 domain-containing protein — MSEATDRPADDDAWAQACAEDLAAEKARRRGEYGPPPGSAAEELRKLMDAVADKVSSLQSPLFGMAAQGAVQQVIRQAKSAVEPVIERNPDVFDHIAAAGGELLAAYRSAVEGQERRWTQGAGDPAGTEKKADEPTGPRDEGPATGEQIDLD; from the coding sequence ATGAGCGAAGCCACCGATCGTCCCGCCGACGACGACGCGTGGGCCCAGGCCTGCGCCGAGGACCTCGCCGCCGAGAAGGCCCGCCGCCGCGGCGAGTACGGTCCGCCGCCCGGCTCCGCCGCCGAGGAGCTGCGCAAGCTGATGGACGCCGTGGCCGACAAGGTCTCCTCCCTCCAGTCGCCGCTGTTCGGCATGGCGGCCCAGGGCGCGGTCCAGCAGGTCATCAGGCAGGCGAAGTCCGCGGTCGAGCCCGTCATCGAGCGCAATCCGGACGTTTTCGACCACATCGCCGCAGCGGGCGGTGAACTGCTCGCCGCCTACCGCTCGGCCGTCGAGGGTCAGGAACGCCGTTGGACCCAGGGTGCGGGGGACCCGGCGGGCACCGAAAAGAAGGCGGACGAGCCCACCGGCCCCCGGGACGAGGGGCCGGCCACCGGCGAACAGATCGACCTGGACTGA
- a CDS encoding 1-acyl-sn-glycerol-3-phosphate acyltransferase, giving the protein MIYGAMKFSIGGSLKLAFRPWVEGLENIPAQGPAILASNHLSFSDSFFLPAVLDRRVTFIAKAEYFTAPGVKGKLTAAFFKGVGQLPVDRSGARGAGEAAIKAGIEVIESGGLFGIYPEGTRSPDGRLYRGKPGGLARVALATGAPVIPVAMIDTEKIQPPGQVMPRLMRPGIRIGRPLDFSRYHGMEGDRFILRSVTDEVMYEIMRLSGQEYVDIYATAAKRQLADEAKRQAEAAKKAGTGRRDERQGTDEDRGGA; this is encoded by the coding sequence TTGATCTACGGCGCTATGAAGTTCTCCATCGGCGGGTCTCTGAAGCTCGCCTTCAGGCCGTGGGTGGAGGGCCTGGAGAACATCCCCGCGCAGGGGCCGGCGATCCTCGCGAGCAACCATCTGTCGTTCTCGGACTCCTTCTTCCTGCCCGCTGTCCTGGACCGCAGGGTCACCTTCATCGCCAAGGCCGAGTACTTCACCGCGCCGGGGGTCAAGGGCAAGCTGACCGCCGCGTTCTTCAAGGGCGTCGGCCAGCTCCCGGTGGACCGCTCCGGCGCCCGGGGGGCCGGCGAGGCGGCGATCAAGGCCGGCATCGAGGTGATCGAGAGCGGCGGCCTCTTCGGCATCTACCCCGAGGGCACCCGCTCGCCCGACGGCCGGCTCTACCGGGGCAAGCCCGGCGGGCTCGCCCGGGTGGCGCTCGCGACCGGGGCGCCGGTCATCCCCGTCGCGATGATCGACACGGAGAAGATCCAGCCGCCGGGCCAGGTGATGCCCAGGCTGATGCGCCCGGGGATCAGGATCGGCCGGCCGCTCGACTTCAGCCGCTACCACGGCATGGAGGGCGACCGCTTCATCCTGCGCTCGGTCACCGACGAGGTGATGTACGAGATCATGAGGCTCTCCGGGCAGGAGTACGTCGACATCTACGCGACCGCCGCCAAGCGGCAGCTCGCGGACGAGGCGAAGCGGCAGGCGGAGGCCGCGAAGAAGGCCGGGACCGGACGCCGGGACGAGCGGCAGGGTACGGACGAGGACCGCGGCGGCGCCTGA
- a CDS encoding carboxylesterase: MPVLPGAEPFRHEGGEVGVLLCHGFTGSPQSLRPWAGYLADRGLTVSLPLLPGHGTRWQDMQVTGWQDWYAEVDRELRSLLERCSQVFVFGLSMGGALALRLAAKHGDAVRGLVLVNPANKVHGLAAHALPVARHLVPTTKGLVSDIALAGSEEVGYDRVPLHAAHSVRRFFRLVDAELPQVTQPLLLLHSPQDHVVPPADSARILSRVSSRDVEEILLEQSYHVATLDHDAERIFDESYSFIGRLAPSVGKKGSTSGG; this comes from the coding sequence GTGCCGGTCCTTCCTGGAGCCGAGCCGTTCCGCCACGAGGGCGGAGAGGTCGGCGTCCTCCTCTGTCACGGATTCACCGGTTCACCGCAGTCGCTGCGCCCCTGGGCCGGCTATCTGGCGGACCGCGGGCTCACGGTCTCGCTGCCGCTGCTCCCCGGGCACGGCACCCGCTGGCAGGACATGCAGGTGACCGGCTGGCAGGACTGGTACGCGGAGGTGGACCGGGAGCTGCGGTCGCTGCTGGAGCGGTGCTCGCAGGTCTTCGTCTTCGGTCTCTCCATGGGCGGCGCCCTCGCGCTGCGGCTCGCGGCGAAGCACGGTGACGCGGTCCGGGGTCTGGTGCTCGTCAACCCGGCCAACAAGGTGCACGGTCTCGCCGCGCACGCGCTGCCGGTCGCCCGCCATCTGGTGCCGACGACGAAGGGCCTGGTCAGCGACATCGCCCTGGCGGGCTCGGAGGAGGTCGGCTACGACCGGGTGCCGCTGCACGCGGCGCACTCGGTGCGGAGGTTCTTCCGGCTGGTCGACGCCGAACTGCCCCAGGTGACCCAGCCGCTCCTGCTCCTGCACAGCCCGCAGGACCACGTCGTGCCGCCCGCCGACTCGGCCCGGATCCTGAGCCGGGTGTCGTCGCGGGACGTCGAGGAGATCCTCCTGGAACAGAGCTACCACGTCGCGACGTTGGACCACGATGCGGAGCGGATCTTCGACGAGAGCTACTCGTTCATCGGCCGCCTCGCTCCGAGCGTCGGGAAGAAGGGGAGCACGTCCGGTGGCTGA
- a CDS encoding glycosyltransferase family 4 protein codes for MDKTLIVTNDFPPRPGGIQAFLHNMALRLDPDRIVVYASTWKRGPEGAEATAAFDAEQPFTVVRDRTTMLLPTPRVTRRATQLLRTHGCSSVWFGAAAPLGLMAPALRRAGARRLVATTHGHEAGWAQLPASRQLLRRIGESTDTITYLGEYTRSRIAAALTPAAADRMVQLPPGVDEKTFHPDSGGDAVRARLGLTDRPVVVCVSRLVPRKGQDTLILAMPAILAEVPDAVLLIVGGGPYADELRKLAAETGVQDSVRFTGPVPWAELPAHYGAGDVFAMPCRTRRGGLDVEGLGIVYLEASATGLPVVAGDSGGAPDAVLDGETGSVVRGGSAEESAERIVALLGDAELRRRMGERGRAWVEEKWRWDLLAERLRALL; via the coding sequence ATGGACAAGACCCTGATCGTGACCAACGACTTCCCGCCCCGCCCCGGTGGCATCCAGGCGTTCCTGCACAACATGGCGCTCCGGCTGGACCCGGACCGGATCGTCGTCTACGCCTCCACCTGGAAGCGCGGCCCCGAGGGCGCCGAGGCCACCGCCGCCTTCGACGCCGAGCAGCCCTTCACCGTCGTCCGCGACCGTACGACGATGCTGCTGCCGACCCCGCGGGTGACCCGGCGCGCGACGCAGCTGCTGCGCACCCACGGCTGCTCGTCCGTCTGGTTCGGCGCCGCCGCCCCGCTCGGGCTGATGGCCCCGGCGCTGCGCCGGGCCGGCGCCCGCAGGCTGGTCGCCACCACGCACGGGCACGAGGCCGGCTGGGCCCAGCTGCCCGCCTCCCGGCAGCTGCTGCGCCGGATCGGGGAGTCCACGGACACGATCACCTATCTCGGTGAGTACACCCGCTCCCGGATCGCCGCCGCGCTCACTCCTGCGGCCGCGGACCGGATGGTCCAGCTGCCGCCCGGGGTGGACGAGAAGACCTTCCACCCGGACTCGGGCGGCGACGCGGTCCGGGCCAGGCTAGGGCTCACCGACCGCCCGGTCGTCGTCTGCGTGTCCCGGCTGGTGCCCCGCAAGGGCCAGGACACCCTGATCCTGGCGATGCCCGCGATCCTGGCCGAGGTGCCCGACGCCGTCCTGCTGATCGTCGGCGGCGGGCCGTACGCGGACGAGCTGCGCAAGCTGGCCGCCGAGACCGGGGTGCAGGACTCGGTGCGGTTCACCGGCCCTGTGCCCTGGGCGGAACTGCCCGCGCACTACGGGGCCGGCGACGTCTTCGCGATGCCGTGCCGCACCCGGCGCGGCGGCCTCGACGTGGAGGGCCTGGGCATCGTCTACCTGGAGGCGTCCGCGACCGGGCTGCCGGTGGTGGCGGGCGACTCGGGCGGCGCCCCGGACGCGGTGCTCGACGGCGAGACCGGCTCGGTGGTGCGCGGCGGCTCGGCCGAGGAGTCGGCGGAGCGGATCGTCGCGCTGCTCGGTGACGCGGAGCTGCGCCGGCGGATGGGGGAGCGCGGCCGGGCCTGGGTCGAGGAGAAGTGGCGCTGGGACCTGCTGGCGGAGAGGCTCAGGGCGCTGCTCTGA
- a CDS encoding ArsA family ATPase, whose translation MRTVLVTGPGGAGRTTVAAATALAGARRGARTLLISADAIPGFPSATEPAQVTDSLWSVRTDSAEHFRGELLALQDQLSAVLGLLGGNRLDGEELTELPGSDQLALLHSLRRAARGDWSRDGYDLLVVDLPPLREALAVLALPEQLRRYLRRLLPQERQAARALRPMLAQLAGVPMPAQWLYEAAARRDAELAQVQAIVEDRATTLRIVAEPGPAAEDALRAARTGLALQGLRVDALVANRVLPRHSPDPWFAALSAQQDKCLDHWREEWAAEAPPVEVPHLGRDPQGPDDLIALTGADDALGVSVADRAPGRAEDPWWIEESGAPEGAAGADSGDGSQAPPAPGAPDGILIWCLRLPGAVKKDLQLVRRGSELLLTVGPFHRIVPLESALRRCTVSGAALTDGVLRVRFTPDPDLWPRTD comes from the coding sequence GTGCGTACGGTCCTGGTCACCGGCCCCGGCGGCGCCGGCCGTACCACCGTCGCGGCGGCGACCGCGCTGGCCGGCGCACGCCGGGGCGCCCGCACCCTGCTGATCTCCGCGGACGCCATACCCGGCTTCCCCTCCGCCACCGAACCCGCGCAGGTCACCGACAGCCTGTGGTCCGTACGGACCGACTCCGCAGAGCACTTCCGCGGCGAACTCCTCGCCCTTCAGGACCAGCTGTCCGCAGTACTCGGCCTGCTGGGCGGCAACCGGCTGGACGGTGAGGAACTCACCGAACTCCCCGGCAGCGACCAGCTCGCCCTCCTGCACAGCCTGCGCCGCGCCGCCCGCGGCGACTGGTCCCGGGACGGCTACGACCTCCTCGTCGTCGACCTGCCGCCGCTGCGCGAGGCCCTCGCCGTACTGGCCCTGCCCGAACAGCTGCGCCGCTACCTGCGCCGGCTGCTGCCCCAGGAACGCCAGGCCGCCCGCGCCCTGCGCCCGATGCTGGCCCAGCTGGCCGGCGTGCCGATGCCCGCCCAGTGGCTGTACGAGGCCGCGGCCCGGCGCGACGCCGAACTCGCCCAGGTCCAGGCCATCGTCGAGGACCGGGCCACCACCCTGCGCATCGTCGCGGAGCCCGGCCCGGCCGCCGAGGACGCCCTGCGCGCCGCCCGGACCGGACTCGCGCTGCAGGGGCTGCGCGTCGACGCCCTGGTGGCCAACCGGGTACTGCCCCGGCACTCCCCGGACCCCTGGTTCGCCGCGCTCTCCGCACAGCAGGACAAGTGCCTCGACCACTGGCGCGAGGAGTGGGCCGCCGAGGCCCCGCCGGTGGAGGTGCCCCACCTGGGCCGTGACCCGCAGGGCCCCGACGACCTCATCGCCCTCACCGGCGCCGACGACGCGCTCGGCGTGTCCGTGGCGGACCGGGCCCCGGGCCGCGCCGAGGACCCCTGGTGGATCGAGGAGTCCGGCGCGCCGGAGGGAGCGGCCGGAGCGGACAGCGGTGACGGCTCGCAGGCCCCACCCGCCCCGGGCGCCCCGGACGGGATACTGATCTGGTGCCTGCGGCTGCCCGGCGCGGTCAAGAAGGACCTCCAGCTGGTCCGGCGCGGCAGCGAACTCCTGCTCACCGTCGGCCCGTTCCACCGCATCGTGCCCCTGGAGTCGGCGCTGCGCCGCTGCACCGTCTCCGGCGCCGCGCTCACCGACGGTGTCCTGCGTGTCCGGTTCACACCCGACCCGGACCTGTGGCCCAGGACTGACTGA
- a CDS encoding endonuclease/exonuclease/phosphatase family protein has protein sequence MAMMSLPESRTEQDGSAVIRVLGYNIRSMRDDPAALARVIRACAPDLVLVQEAPRFFRWRKYAARLAAASELVILGGGATAAGPLLLCSLRVAAERTEDVLLPLTPGLHRRGFATAVVRIAGTRIGVLSCHLSLRREERLAQAEALLGRLDAMGVEHAVVGGDLNEPPGGQAFRRLATRLQDCWTARPRGGEHTFPPHDPRKRIDALFATGGIEVLGCGVPAGLPGVAEDDLLAASDHLPVLAALRVPAVRGAGPPPGDGAQSSIAAPAKPVR, from the coding sequence ATGGCCATGATGTCGCTGCCAGAATCCCGTACCGAGCAGGACGGCTCGGCCGTCATCAGAGTGCTCGGCTACAACATCCGGTCGATGCGCGACGACCCCGCCGCGCTGGCCCGGGTCATCCGCGCCTGCGCACCCGATCTGGTCCTCGTCCAGGAGGCGCCGCGCTTCTTCCGCTGGCGCAAGTACGCCGCCCGGCTCGCCGCCGCCAGTGAGCTGGTGATCCTCGGCGGCGGAGCCACCGCGGCCGGACCGCTGCTGCTCTGCTCGCTGCGCGTCGCGGCGGAGCGTACCGAGGACGTCCTGCTGCCGCTCACCCCGGGGCTGCACCGCAGGGGCTTCGCCACCGCGGTCGTCCGGATCGCGGGCACCCGGATCGGTGTGCTGAGCTGCCATCTGAGTCTGCGCCGCGAGGAGCGCCTCGCCCAGGCGGAGGCGCTGCTCGGCCGGCTGGACGCGATGGGCGTGGAGCACGCCGTGGTCGGCGGTGACCTCAATGAGCCACCGGGCGGCCAGGCGTTCCGGCGGCTGGCCACCCGGCTCCAGGACTGCTGGACGGCACGGCCCAGGGGCGGTGAGCACACCTTCCCGCCGCACGACCCGCGCAAGCGGATCGACGCGCTCTTCGCGACCGGTGGCATCGAGGTGCTGGGCTGCGGCGTCCCGGCCGGGCTGCCCGGGGTGGCGGAGGACGACCTGCTGGCCGCCTCCGACCACCTGCCGGTGCTGGCCGCGCTGCGGGTGCCGGCGGTGCGGGGTGCGGGTCCTCCGCCGGGCGACGGGGCTCAGTCCTCAATCGCCGCACCGGCCAAGCCCGTCCGGTGA
- a CDS encoding ROK family glucokinase, which yields MGLTIGVDIGGTKIAAGVVDEEGHILSTFKVPTPPTAEGIVDAIAAAVSGASEGHPVEAVGIGAAGYVDDKRATVLFAPNINWRHEPLKDKVEQRVGLPVVVENDANAAAWGEYRFGAGQGHDDVICITLGTGLGGGIIIGNKLRRGRFGVAAEFGHIRVVPDGLLCGCGSQGCWEQYASGRALVRYAKQRANATPENATILLSLGDGTVEGIEGKHISEAARQGCPVAVDSFRELARWAGAGLADLASLFDPSAFIVGGGVSDEGELVLDPIRKSFRRWLIGGEWRPHAQVLAAQLGGKAGLVGAADLARQG from the coding sequence ATGGGACTCACCATCGGCGTCGATATCGGCGGCACGAAGATCGCAGCTGGAGTGGTCGACGAAGAGGGCCACATCCTCTCGACCTTCAAGGTGCCGACCCCGCCGACGGCCGAAGGCATCGTGGACGCGATCGCGGCGGCGGTGTCCGGCGCGAGCGAGGGGCACCCGGTCGAGGCGGTCGGCATCGGCGCGGCCGGATACGTCGACGACAAGCGGGCCACGGTGCTGTTCGCACCGAACATCAACTGGCGGCACGAGCCGCTCAAGGACAAGGTCGAGCAGCGCGTCGGCCTTCCGGTGGTCGTGGAGAACGACGCCAACGCGGCGGCCTGGGGCGAATACCGCTTCGGCGCGGGCCAGGGCCACGACGATGTCATCTGCATCACGCTCGGCACCGGTCTCGGCGGCGGCATCATCATCGGCAACAAGCTGCGCCGCGGACGCTTCGGCGTGGCCGCCGAGTTCGGCCACATCCGGGTCGTCCCGGACGGTCTGCTCTGCGGCTGCGGCAGCCAGGGCTGCTGGGAGCAGTACGCCTCGGGCCGGGCACTCGTCCGGTACGCGAAGCAGCGCGCCAACGCCACCCCCGAGAACGCCACGATCCTGCTGTCGCTCGGCGACGGCACGGTCGAGGGCATCGAGGGCAAGCACATCAGCGAGGCCGCCCGCCAGGGCTGCCCCGTGGCCGTCGACTCGTTCCGCGAACTGGCCCGCTGGGCCGGCGCCGGACTGGCCGACCTCGCCTCGCTGTTCGACCCGTCCGCCTTCATCGTCGGCGGCGGCGTGTCGGACGAGGGCGAGTTGGTGCTCGACCCGATCCGCAAGTCGTTCCGGCGCTGGCTGATCGGCGGCGAGTGGCGCCCGCACGCCCAGGTCCTCGCGGCCCAACTGGGCGGCAAGGCCGGTCTGGTGGGCGCTGCGGACCTGGCCCGGCAGGGCTGA
- a CDS encoding glycosyltransferase 87 family protein: MTGSSSARPAFVVWALSRALLLLCVVKVITLPGPDVTSDVSVIYHGWYDVLRSGSYPQSDVTWQYPPLAALAILSPALLPFLDYASAFFVLAFLCDALVFALLLYAGRGAARRTAGAWVWVAGVPLLGTTAYARYDVMVTAVAVAALLAGVRRPRVLGALAAFGALLKVWPALVLAGTARGRRTRLAWTTAAGVAAALLVACAVAAPGALAFLGFQRDRGTEVESLGALVFHVARQFGWQGRVELNYGSLEFLGPHVPLVSTLALGLSVVAFGWLLVWRLKARSFGVSTPADAAFTAVLLFTTTSRVISPQYMLWLVGLAAVCLVFRESRMALPACLVLVATGVTQLEFPLGFIHVVTSDATGVVLMFLRNGLLVAATLIAGRRLWRDTVTRPAPEASASAPAPEAVAG; this comes from the coding sequence ATGACGGGTTCGAGCAGCGCACGACCGGCCTTCGTGGTGTGGGCCCTCAGCAGGGCCCTCCTGCTGCTCTGTGTCGTGAAGGTGATCACGCTGCCGGGCCCGGACGTGACGAGCGACGTGTCGGTGATCTACCACGGCTGGTACGACGTGCTGCGCTCCGGCAGCTATCCGCAGTCCGACGTCACCTGGCAGTACCCGCCGCTCGCGGCGCTCGCGATCCTCTCCCCCGCGCTGCTGCCGTTCCTCGACTACGCGTCGGCCTTCTTCGTCCTGGCCTTCCTCTGCGACGCGCTGGTGTTCGCCCTGTTGCTGTACGCGGGCCGGGGCGCCGCCCGGCGCACGGCCGGGGCGTGGGTGTGGGTGGCGGGGGTGCCGCTGCTGGGGACGACCGCGTACGCCCGGTACGACGTGATGGTGACGGCCGTCGCGGTGGCGGCGCTGCTGGCCGGGGTGCGCCGTCCCCGGGTGCTGGGGGCGCTGGCGGCGTTCGGGGCGCTGCTGAAGGTGTGGCCCGCCCTGGTGCTGGCCGGTACGGCTCGCGGGCGCCGGACGCGGCTGGCGTGGACGACGGCGGCCGGGGTGGCGGCGGCGCTGCTGGTGGCGTGCGCGGTGGCGGCGCCCGGCGCACTGGCCTTCCTCGGTTTCCAGCGCGACCGGGGCACCGAGGTCGAGTCGCTGGGCGCCCTGGTCTTCCATGTGGCGCGGCAGTTCGGCTGGCAGGGCCGGGTGGAGCTGAACTACGGCTCGCTGGAGTTCCTCGGCCCGCACGTGCCGCTGGTGAGCACGCTCGCGCTGGGGCTGAGCGTGGTGGCGTTCGGCTGGCTGCTGGTGTGGCGGCTGAAGGCGCGTTCCTTCGGGGTGAGTACGCCGGCGGACGCGGCGTTCACCGCGGTGCTGCTGTTCACCACCACGAGCCGGGTGATCAGCCCGCAGTACATGCTGTGGCTGGTCGGCCTGGCCGCGGTCTGCCTGGTCTTCCGGGAGAGCCGGATGGCGCTGCCGGCCTGTCTGGTGCTGGTGGCGACGGGCGTCACGCAGCTGGAGTTCCCGCTCGGGTTCATCCATGTGGTGACGAGCGACGCGACGGGCGTGGTCCTGATGTTCCTGCGCAACGGGCTGCTGGTCGCCGCGACGCTGATCGCGGGCCGGCGGCTGTGGCGGGACACGGTGACGCGGCCGGCTCCGGAGGCCTCCGCGTCCGCCCCGGCGCCGGAGGCGGTCGCCGGCTGA